The sequence TAACTGAGCTGTATTATTGTGTCCCCAGTTATTTGGATACAAAGGATCGTTGGGGGCAATGTCCAAAGAGAAATAGTATTCCGGAATTGCCTTTTCTATATAGCGATTTTTTTTCAGGTTAGATAATACTTGTTCCACCTTTTTGCTGCCATCCAAACGGAGTAAAAACCAGCGATCAAAACCCGTTCTGGCAACCCAGTTTTTATCTTTGGCAGAAATATGAGCCCGGACAATGGAAGTAACCCCATTCAGAGCAAAAAGCTGATCCAGCTCGTTAAGGTTGGTTTTTTCACTTTCAGCGTAAGCTGTTAAAGGCAATTGGGAGCGAAGCACCGCTTCTGAACTAAGCTTAATTTTTACAAGGTCATTGGCATAAAGAGGATGCTTGGAAGCATCGTTTTGCCTTGCTATGGCATAAAATTCACTCATCAGAAACAGACAAATAAGGATAACAAAAATTTTCTTCATAATACTTTAAAAATAATGCAATATCCATTCCAAACAGATTGGTTTGATCTACTCATTTATTGTCTGATTCATTACTATTATCTTGTCAGTATGGAAGTTAGAGGCAATTATAGTCCTGTTTGCCAAAAGATAGAATATTGCTTATCTGCCATTATCTTATGCACTTCTCCTCTTCCCCGCCTCTCTCGCTCATCGTTTAGGATGAGGGCGGGAGGAGAGAAGGAGGAGTGGATGAGGAGAGGTTGATAAGAGAATAGTAAGAAAAAAGGGATAAGCGACAGAAGTTTTCAACGCCAAAATAGACAAAGGGAGAGCTAAAATAGGTGCGGCAATTATGCTGGAAGGCACAGGTCTAAAAAGGGTCATTTAACCGTGCAAGCCATCCAAACGGATAAAGATAATTGAGCTATGCAGCAAGAGACACATTTTGTCTTTGATTCCTGCCAGAACTGTTTTCAAAATTGTCAGCCGCCGGAATAAGTTTTTTTCACAGACCAGACAGCGTATCCTATCCGCATAAAAGACAATAAGATAAATAGGTAAGCAGATATTTTGATTGACAAAAATGGTATTATTTAAGTTTATCCTCAAAACTTGGATAATGCTATGGCGCTTAATGTTAAAAAAGGAAAGTGAGATAATGCTGCCCTTGGTTGAGCGCTTTTTTGTAATATTTACAAGATGAAAATCAAGGAGAATAAAAATGGCAGTTCCTAAAAGAAGAACCTCCAAAAGCCGTAGAGATAAACGCAGAACCCATGATGCTTTAACTCCTCCGCAATTTAGCACTTGTGGTAAATGTGGAGAGCCGGTTCGTTCGCATCATATCTGTGAAAAATGCGGCACTTACAATGGCAAAAAGATATTGACCGTAAAGGAGTAAAGTGCGCATTGCCGTAGATGCTTTCGGAAGTGATAATGCCCCTTTTCCGGAAATTGAAGGCGCAGTTCTTGCTATCAAAGAAGACCTCTGTGATGAAGTTATCTTGGTGGGAAATGAAGAGATAATCAAAACTGAACTGGGCAAGTTCTTTTATCCTCCCAACCGGATAAGCATCGTTAACGCCAGTCAGAGAATTGAAATGGGAGATAGTTCTGCTTTAGCGGTTAGAACTAAAAAGGATTCCTCCCTGGTGAAAACGATTGAATTGCATCAACAAGGTCTTGCCGATGCTGCGGTAAGTGCAGGAAACACAGGTGCAGTTATGGCTGCTTCGCTACTAATATATGGAAGAATAAAAAATGTGCAAAGACCGGCTATAGCAGTTGTTTTTCCTACTCAGGTAGGGCATCAAATATTACTTGATATGGGTGCCAATGTAGATTGCACGGCTGAAAATTTGGTGCAATTTGCCAAACTGGGAAGTATGTATTTTGAATATTTTTTTAAAGAAGCAAAGCCGCGCATTTCGCTACTCAATATTGGGGAAGAAAGCGCCAAAGGTAATGCCACTACAAAAGAGGCATATCAACTGTTAAGCAGCGATAAAGACCTAAATTTCACAGGCAACATTGAAGGGAAAGATATAATGCGCGGGATCACGGATGTGGTTGTCTGCGATGGATTTGTAGGTAATATTGTGTTAAAAACGGTTGAGGGCGTGGGCTTTTCTATTTTTGAAATACTGAAAGAACAGATAAATAAGGACTGGATAGCCA is a genomic window of Candidatus Cloacimonas sp. containing:
- the rpmF gene encoding 50S ribosomal protein L32, which translates into the protein MAVPKRRTSKSRRDKRRTHDALTPPQFSTCGKCGEPVRSHHICEKCGTYNGKKILTVKE
- the plsX gene encoding phosphate acyltransferase PlsX, which translates into the protein MRIAVDAFGSDNAPFPEIEGAVLAIKEDLCDEVILVGNEEIIKTELGKFFYPPNRISIVNASQRIEMGDSSALAVRTKKDSSLVKTIELHQQGLADAAVSAGNTGAVMAASLLIYGRIKNVQRPAIAVVFPTQVGHQILLDMGANVDCTAENLVQFAKLGSMYFEYFFKEAKPRISLLNIGEESAKGNATTKEAYQLLSSDKDLNFTGNIEGKDIMRGITDVVVCDGFVGNIVLKTVEGVGFSIFEILKEQINKDWIAKIGSLLSYPVYSYMKNKLDHTEYGGALLVGLNGISVVAHGRSNAKAIKNAVRFADRIAESDFLKHARDYFERS